A single window of Colletes latitarsis isolate SP2378_abdomen chromosome 6, iyColLati1, whole genome shotgun sequence DNA harbors:
- the LOC143342602 gene encoding uncharacterized protein LOC143342602 isoform X2 produces MAEGGTEPKSNDNQLSKLQLEVNECLGNWLVYLQTLNGLCTAGTKLAQSLQTLLSAHNTLAQCKLPGQCLAGWEELTRATYIASNTVKNHIISALRDHESRESKGDKHDILRDNLLTFINLQYQFCVACCECVGGMVECSCSQSGTTECDVISLQQCFERLYSSPPPVSLSSTQQLVQSCHRSPLPYPLFPLQVQRRWSETAAAEMSGETAENTMRRWSMPWDCRNITDWPRQDVRLRLRVPHRDISRSTTPDTTWKTSTMASQDGLQEAIQLLSCKPGVRPLNQLSAYANQHIPGVTLTTCNFESNYDSTIWPGSRKVGSSRCWPHDSHSNDHSDQSGRRESDQSPHSGEHRDSEQSGASGSHADSKDSIHSHIDHREIELDVLPSRKSSSSTDSCISAHSRSGSESAGGGECTRSQLYSMWSGSDLPFIKLPESNETQDEHPPV; encoded by the exons atgGCAGAAGGCGGAACAGAACCAAAGTCCAATGACAATCAATTATCTAAACTTCAGTTAGAAGTAAACGAGTGTCTTGGTAATTGGCTAGTGTACTTACAG ACGCTCAATGGCCTATGTACAGCTGGTACAAAGTTGGCTCAGTCCTTACAAACTCTCCTATCTGCTCATAATACATTGGCACAATGTAAACTGCCAGGACAGTGTCTTGCTGGTTGGGAAGAGCTCACAAGAGCAACGTATATAGCAAGCAACACTGTAAAGAATCACATTATTTCTGCCTTGAGGGATCatgaaagtagagaaagcaaaGGAGACAAACAT GACATACTTAGAGATAATTTATTAACTTTCATAAATCTGCAATATCAATTCTGCGTCGCTTGTTGTGAATGCGTAG GTGGAATGGTTGAATGCTCTTGttcgcaaagtggtaccaccgaaTGCGATGTTATATCTCTTCAACAATGTTTCGAAAGATTGTATAGTTCACCACCACCAGTGTCTTTGTCGTCGACACAACAATTGGTGCAAAGTTGTCATAGATCGCCTTTACCATATCCTTTATTTCCTCTGCAG GTTCAGAGGAGGTGGTCTGAAACAGCAGCTGCAGAAATGTCGGGTGAAACAGCGGAGAATACGATGAGAAGGTGGTCTATGCCATGGGATTGTCGAAACATCACGGATTGGCCGCGACAGGATGTAAGGTTACGATTAAGGGTTCCTCATCGAGACATAAGTAGGTCCACTACGCCCGACACCACATGGAAAACATCTACTATGGCCAGTCAGGATGGTCTACAGGAGGCAATTCAATTGTTATCTTGCAAACCAG GAGTTAGACCCTTAAATCAACTATCGGCTTACGCCAATCAACATATTCCGGGTGTTACTTTAACAACGTGCAATTTCGAGTCAAACTATGACTCAACGATTTGGCCAGGATCTCGTAAAGTGGGTTCTTCGAGGTGTTGGCCCCATGATTCCCACTCAAACGACCATTCTGACCAATCAGGACGTCGTGAAAGTGACCAAAGTCCACACAGTGGAGAGCACAGAGATTCAG AACAAAGTGGAGCCAGCGGTAGTCACGCAGACAGCAAAGAtagcattcattcgcatatcgaTCATAGAGAAATCGAACTCG ATGTATTACCGTCTCGCAAAAGCAGCTCTTCAACAGATTCTTGCATATCAGCTCATAGCCGTTCAGGATCCGAAAGCGCTGGTGGTGGG GAATGTACGAGATCTCAGTTGTATTCGATGTGGAGCGGCAGTGATTTGCCTTTCATTAAATTACCAGAAAGCAATGAAACACAGGACGAACACCCGCCTGTATAA
- the LOC143342602 gene encoding uncharacterized protein LOC143342602 isoform X1: protein MAEGGTEPKSNDNQLSKLQLEVNECLGNWLVYLQTLNGLCTAGTKLAQSLQTLLSAHNTLAQCKLPGQCLAGWEELTRATYIASNTVKNHIISALRDHESRESKGDKHDILRDNLLTFINLQYQFCVACCECVGGMVECSCSQSGTTECDVISLQQCFERLYSSPPPVSLSSTQQLVQSCHRSPLPYPLFPLQVQRRWSETAAAEMSGETAENTMRRWSMPWDCRNITDWPRQDVRLRLRVPHRDISRSTTPDTTWKTSTMASQDGLQEAIQLLSCKPGVRPLNQLSAYANQHIPGVTLTTCNFESNYDSTIWPGSRKVGSSRCWPHDSHSNDHSDQSGRRESDQSPHSGEHRDSEQSGASGSHADSKDSIHSHIDHREIELGTVDVLPSRKSSSSTDSCISAHSRSGSESAGGGECTRSQLYSMWSGSDLPFIKLPESNETQDEHPPV, encoded by the exons atgGCAGAAGGCGGAACAGAACCAAAGTCCAATGACAATCAATTATCTAAACTTCAGTTAGAAGTAAACGAGTGTCTTGGTAATTGGCTAGTGTACTTACAG ACGCTCAATGGCCTATGTACAGCTGGTACAAAGTTGGCTCAGTCCTTACAAACTCTCCTATCTGCTCATAATACATTGGCACAATGTAAACTGCCAGGACAGTGTCTTGCTGGTTGGGAAGAGCTCACAAGAGCAACGTATATAGCAAGCAACACTGTAAAGAATCACATTATTTCTGCCTTGAGGGATCatgaaagtagagaaagcaaaGGAGACAAACAT GACATACTTAGAGATAATTTATTAACTTTCATAAATCTGCAATATCAATTCTGCGTCGCTTGTTGTGAATGCGTAG GTGGAATGGTTGAATGCTCTTGttcgcaaagtggtaccaccgaaTGCGATGTTATATCTCTTCAACAATGTTTCGAAAGATTGTATAGTTCACCACCACCAGTGTCTTTGTCGTCGACACAACAATTGGTGCAAAGTTGTCATAGATCGCCTTTACCATATCCTTTATTTCCTCTGCAG GTTCAGAGGAGGTGGTCTGAAACAGCAGCTGCAGAAATGTCGGGTGAAACAGCGGAGAATACGATGAGAAGGTGGTCTATGCCATGGGATTGTCGAAACATCACGGATTGGCCGCGACAGGATGTAAGGTTACGATTAAGGGTTCCTCATCGAGACATAAGTAGGTCCACTACGCCCGACACCACATGGAAAACATCTACTATGGCCAGTCAGGATGGTCTACAGGAGGCAATTCAATTGTTATCTTGCAAACCAG GAGTTAGACCCTTAAATCAACTATCGGCTTACGCCAATCAACATATTCCGGGTGTTACTTTAACAACGTGCAATTTCGAGTCAAACTATGACTCAACGATTTGGCCAGGATCTCGTAAAGTGGGTTCTTCGAGGTGTTGGCCCCATGATTCCCACTCAAACGACCATTCTGACCAATCAGGACGTCGTGAAAGTGACCAAAGTCCACACAGTGGAGAGCACAGAGATTCAG AACAAAGTGGAGCCAGCGGTAGTCACGCAGACAGCAAAGAtagcattcattcgcatatcgaTCATAGAGAAATCGAACTCG GTACTGTAGATGTATTACCGTCTCGCAAAAGCAGCTCTTCAACAGATTCTTGCATATCAGCTCATAGCCGTTCAGGATCCGAAAGCGCTGGTGGTGGG GAATGTACGAGATCTCAGTTGTATTCGATGTGGAGCGGCAGTGATTTGCCTTTCATTAAATTACCAGAAAGCAATGAAACACAGGACGAACACCCGCCTGTATAA